TCTGATATCAATCGATACAGATACATGTGggttattttactatttttaggTAGCATCACTTATCTCCTgtcgtggaattaacacattacACCTCGTTTTATTGTGATGgccccattggatgcattctcaaatgcaacaaggctttccaaatgtaaacattatctgtgcaaaataaaaaaactacttcaacttaagCTATGGTAAAAACGccttctttaattttttttttttaattttctcaaacAGTTCACACCCTCCATCCCCCCCTCTATGAGTCTATAGTTTGATGATGCCATCATTTGCACGCCGGTAGAAATCAgtgaaatccaggcattattttattcatgacaggcaaaaaaaacaataatgaaatTGACttgtattacatttttatgccaatattaTCAGACATCCCTATTAAAAATGCATTGTAACAACTCACCTTTCTTGCAAACTCCGGGAGGACGAATGATGCTTTGTGAATTTCAGGGTTGTAATATTTAAGgttcatattttccatttcttcttttGACAGCGCTTTCACCGGTTCCTTGAAATTTGTTTCCTAATAAGAAAGGAAAATGGGACTTCAGTAAACTGGACAGGACCGATCAGAGGGAAACGGTGAGAAGATTATCGGAATGGTTTTACCATACGCTGCTGTAGATTACAGGAAACCCAACAGAAATCAGCCGTGTGGCGGATGACAAACGgagaacaacaaacacactTACAGGATTTTTACTGCAGAGCATGAATCCAATTTGGCCGCTGGGATAAGTTGGGATGGTGCTGTAGGCGTAGTCCACCACAGGGAATAGGGTCTTGCAGAAGGTTCGCATCTCCTTTATCAGCTCCAAATGGAGCCACTGACACTCTCCTGTGAAAATAACACAAGAGCAGAAGAGAGGAGTGTTCATTTCCTGTCTGTTTCTTTTGACAACGCTCCATCTTGACATAATTGgaaggctgatttttaatatatgaacataaaaGCTCAACAGGAGTTAATAACtgccatgatgatgatgacttgAAAACCATATGCATATGACAGGTGCTCCACTACAcactttatttttccagttttcactgcaaaaaaacaatctataataaaacacaaactaaccCTGGGAGCAAAGAATTCCTCCACTTGTCAACGCTGCCTTCATCAGCTGATAGTAAGACTCTTTGAACAAACTCTCAGCAGGTCCTACAAGAGAAACAACTCAGAACGGGACTACAGTCTAAAATATGGAACAGAAAGTCGctatgacatttaaaatgaaatttttaaaaagcacttaCCCACTGGGTCTGAGGAGTCAGTTATAATGATGTCAAAAGCATCCTGGTTCTGCTTCATGAATTCAAAGCCATCGCCGATATGGAGGGTGAGCTTGGGACTGAAAAAGCCTTTGGCCATTCCTGGGAGGTACTTCTTCGATACGTTAATGACATCCTACAGAGAAGACAACATCAGCACCGACATGAGCAGCATTAGGGAGGAATCTATAAGCCAGAGCAACTCTCTAGAGACACTCGTTGTCAGTGTTGTTGCTCTCACCTCATCTATCTCACAGAGGATCACCGATTCCACCAGGGGGTTCTTTACCACTTCCCTGAGCACTCCACCATCTCCTCCACCAATAATCAGAACCTGTacataaaaaatgagaaataaagaaGGCAAATGTGCCGACAGTCACCCTGAATGCTTTCATATTGCAACGGCTTCATGAATTTACCAGTAAATCTGAGTCATACCTTCTTGGGGGAGGGATGACTGCACAGGGGGAGGTTAGCAATCATTTCCTGATAGGCAAACTCATCTCTCTCTGTGCACTGGATCACTCCATCCAGCACCAAGACATTCCCATAGGTTTTACTGAAAAGAGACATTACAGCACAGTATGAAGCATGTTTGACAGCTCAAGCACCCTGAGGCTAAACCGATTAATGATTACATAACTAGAGTATGATTTACAGAGATCCAGTAGGATGTAGAAATCTCACACACGTTTGCTACAATTCATTTAATAAAGCAACCAAAGAAGGATTGTTAGCATgtttctggttaaactttgtgTGTACAGTCAGTCTCCAGAGTTATCCTGAATAATGCTAGCTGCATGTTTAATCTCTAAGTCTGTAAATGAGATGGCCCCACCACCTTTGGAGGAttttatcaaaaagaaaaatggtattAGTAGTGCAAAGTTTAGATAGCCCTCCTTTCCACAAAATGTATTATCAATTAAATCAGAGAAAGCTCCACTTTAGCTAGTTTTAAGAGACAGTATAAGACATGGCTGATTGACAATCAAACGtgtgaacattgaagaattcaGGCACTTTAAAAATCAGATACTATATCCACTTTATGACATGCTACGCCTAGAAAACACTTCTCTAAAATAgtagcactatataaatacagaccatttaccactCTAGGGTAGGTTTAACACAGTCAgtattgtctttgttttactatATTCTTTGTATACGTCTGTAtccctgtgtgtttttcttttacgtGTGGGACAACGAatggaaattagccttgtgCTAAATCCGGCGTATTTACACCAACCTTGTGTCAACTATAATGAGATTGTGCATTCTTTAATATGCACTGCCCtgttcaaataaataaagaaataatgctACAATCTTAGCTGCCCCCTTTTCTTAGCTACCTGAAGCAACGTGAAACACTCACATGTACCTAACTAACCAGCTGAAGCTCATTCACTGCTACCAGCTACCAGCTAGCAACATTAGCCAAGTTATGAAGCTCAAAGTAGTCACCTCTTGAAAACCATAACATCTTGAAATTTTGACTTCTTGTTGTAGAGGACCTCTTCTACCTGGAGGCTCATCGCCTGGCCGGGCCATAACGCACACGACTCCGTAAACCATCCATCCTTTATGTGATCCATAACAGCTGCCCACAGCCACCAGTGATACTAACGTGTTTGGAAGTGTGGCAATGTGATAAGTTACGACAAAGCCGTTTCCCGACAGCTGAACTTGCTGCCTCGCATTATAACGAATCCGACGCCGCTGACGTACCGAGTCACCGTGACGCAGACCAATGGCGTGCGAGGATTTGCCGGTCCGGGTATAGTTTGTTTGACTTCCACGGCAGCAGCTCAACGCTTGGCCCCGCCCTGCAGCATGAGCCAAGGAGACCAACGGCGGCGTGTCACTGCACCTGCGCAAACCAGCCAGTAGAAAGTGagtttttgtttgcttctttttcttaaaaaaaagaaggtgtTCTCAGAGAATAGCATTTTTATGTTTACCTCTCTCTTGGATTAGGAGAAATTAATCAAATTTGTCTACCACTCGTTAGCCTTGTAAAGAAGTGTGAAAGTGGCCATCCGGACATGGCTTcctatatttttttatattaatatttaatctAGTATCATAAATAacactggtttattttttggtctgtacaagaagaaagaaattGATAGAGTGTATCAGCTTACTAGTCGATGAAATGTAGGACTTTTTTCTTGCgagttttacttaaaaaaaaatacgtAGTGCAagttaaaaaatagtaaaaaaaaaaaaaaaaaatctgaaaaaaatcacaaaatgtatactgaccaaaaaatgaaatgcagcaCACAATTGGTCCTCTTTCTGACTTAAGGAAAACgttacaaaaaacacatcataCCATACCTGTACATATCTATATGTACACatcctgtcaaaagttttgagacgggttctaatttatttgaatgagaaactgtctcaaaacttttgacagggggtgtatattcATCATATCACATTTGTACATGTAAAAGATCTTTATTTTTAGCCTTATTGtacttttgtatttatttccttGTTTCTTCTATGTCACATTTGTATCTCGATGctagtaatgtaaatttccctgGGCAGGGCTCAATTAAGTTCAGCacatcttattattattattaaagagagaaaatgatgaaatttaAATCCACCAACTTCAATAAGGCCTTCATGAAGAGTGGGATAACATTCAACAAGCATCTGACAACCGCATTAACTCTATATGTGGCCAATTTTTGATTTGTTACCGATTTTTGAATTGTGGTCTATGATCCAACTGTCTACCTGCTGATTATCATGCCCAATATAATGCATACTTGGGTATTTTATAATGTCcattctgttgtagagatgcCACGTTTTGAAATAACAAATACATATTTCTCAAGGTAGAAGAATGGATAGAATTTAATACAGTGTTACATGCAGCATTTATATACATGTTTAGTATATAAGTTCTTTAATCTGTCAGTTTTCTGAGTCTTAACCGTCACCAGTTTTGGTTTGGCGCTGTGTTTTCTTGAGTGCTGTCTCCAGTCCCGTTTTTCTTGGTAAATGATTCGATTTTCACAGTGCAGCAGATGCTATGTGATGTTGTGAAAGTGGCAGTTTGTATCATTATTTTCACAGAAGTTGAATTTTTTCAGTTGGACACAAACACCAGTTTGTAATATTGTAGCGTCCAAGTTGgacacacagagtgaaaaaaaaaaacaccagccctctgcaaaaataaatacataaatatatttatgaatTACACTGTGAAAGTTTGGTTTGACCAGTGGAGACGAAAAGGAAACTATCCCAAGGTTCACGGTGTGCATCATTAAATGTGATGACGTTTCATTTGTAATTCTTCAAAtgcatgttttcacatttaagCCTTAAGAGTAAATCCCTCAGCGGTGGCATGTAACTTTGTACATTTATACAAATACAGCATAATTTGTGGGTACTTGTACAatacttaaaggggaacttcgtttttttcaacctgaggtctgttttcatgtcatttcatacatgtgagtgatggacaAATGAATTTtagacatagctccagtatttagccaggcaggcagcttagcagctcagctagcaaaaagtatggggcaacttgcccccccacgtcaaagtccgccctaacgtgctttttcccccacactgaccgactcggatagtctcaacgagtgtcccacaacatactagagatgagaagtgaacgaaaacctccacattacctggcgatcgctttttgttgtggtctgtatccaaatctcaggacgctagaaagcaaatctcgttccgaaatcgcgcaatTTCGTGAGTTattgcgcgatttcggaacgagatttgctttctagcgtcctgagatttggatacagaccacataCAGACCACCATacagagcgatcgccaggtaatgtggaagttttcgttcacttctcatctctagtatgttgtgggacactcattgagactatccaagccggtcagtgtgggggaaaaagcacgttagggcggactttgatgcgggggggcaagttgtcccatacttttcgctagctgagctgctagctgagctgctagctgagctgctaagctgactgcctggctaaatactggagctatgtctaaaattcatttctccatcactcacatgtatgcaattacatatgaaaacagaccccaggttgaaaaaaaccgaagttcccttTTAAGTATTTAAATTGTCTGCtgctttgtatttttgcttcatttcgTTTCAGAAAGGAATATTGGGCTTTTTAACTCCACTTTATTCAACTGATAACTGTTTAACTAGTTTCTTTTCGTATTAAGATTTACATAGAAACCTACAATATAGAACTTAAATAATTCCCTTATGTCCTAAAATGGTTTCAGTTCGGTATGTGTTAGAGGATCGCAAAGGCACCAAACTGAactatttcacaaaaaaaaaacaaaaagtagagAGAGCAAATCTCAAAAAGTCTGACAGTTGTTCATTCATTTGGATGATTCCATTTCCATAATTTCCGTTTGTGGTGAGATTTTCATGagttgctgtgttgttgtttttagagtTTGTTAAATCTAAGTCAAGAACAAACTTTCAATCTTACAGCACTGAAGCCAAAAGTAACAAGTATTTAATTAATGACTTGATAGAAAATGCcagaaaagctgtaaaatggACCAACTGGCAAAACAAGAGCAGAActttaaatgtgcatttctGAATAGTCTAAATGTCGACAGCTCCTATTGAGACTGTTCTGTTCTTTAAGGTGAAAGGTGAggataaaatcaaccaaaaagtAGGCAAATAAGTCAAACTCGTTAAGGAAGAATCTAGTCAAGTATTAGCTCCAGTTTAGTGTCATAGTGACATTTTTCAaggcagacattttgactttaGGAATTAATGATGGCTCACTTCCTTATAGAGTCCCAGTAAGTCATGAAAGTCATGACCATGAATGCACAAAAGCAGGACCATCACTGATACACCTGTACATCCTGCCATGTGATTATTTTTGCAGTTAACCGACCAGACAAGTAGTCAACCAGAATCAACATGCAGGAGTCAAACTAATACAGTCtgaagttttactgtgttaaaaatggtaaatacacacgtggacaaaattgttggtacccctcagttaaagaaggaaaaacccacaattctcactgaaatcacttgaaactcacaaaagtaacaataaataaaaatttattgaaaattaaataatcaaaatcagccatcacttttgaattgttgattaacataattatttaaaaaaacaaactaatgaaatagggctggacaaaaatgatggtacccataacttaatattttgttgcacaaccttttgaggcaatcactgcaattaaacgatttctgtatttgtcaatgagcgttctgcagctgtcaacaggtattttggcccactcctcatgagcaaacagctccagttgtctcaggtttgatgggtgtcttctccaaatggcatgtttcagctccttccacatatgttcaatgggattcagatctgggctcatagaaggccactttagaatagtccaacgcttttctctcagccattcttgggtgtttttggctgtgtgttttggatggttgtcctgttggaagacccatgacctgcgactgagaccaagctttctgacaccaggcagcacatttctctccagaatgccttgatagtcttcagatttcatcgtaccttgcacactttcaagacaccctgtgccagatgcagcaaagcagccccaaaacattactgagcctcctccatgtttcaccgtagggacagtgttcttttcttcgtatgcttggtttttgagtctatgaacatagagttgatgtgccttaccaaaaagctccagtttggtctcatctgtccaaaggacattctcccagaagctttgtggcttgtcaacatgcatttttgcaaattccagtctggcttttttatgagtttttttcagcagtggtgtcctccttggtcgtctcccatgaagtccactttggctcaaacgacgacgaatggtgcgatctgacactgatgtaccttggccttggagttcacctttaatttctttggaggttgctctgggctctttggatacaattcgaacgatccgtctcttcaatttgtcatcagttttcctcttgcggtcacgtccagggaggttggctactgtcctgtgggtcttgaacttctgaatattatgagccactgttgtcacaggaacttcaagctgtttagagatggtcttatagcctttacctttaagatgtttgtctataattttttttcggatgtcctgggacaattctctccttcgctttctgttgtccatgttcagtgtggtacacaccttttcaccaaacagcagggtgactacttgtctccctttaaataggcagactgactgattatgagtttggaaacacctgtgatgtcaattaaatgacacacctgagttaatcatgtcactctggtcaaatagttttcaatcttttatagaggtaccatcatttttgtccaggcctgtttcattagtttgtttttttaaataattatgttaatcaacaattcaaaagtaatggctgtttttgattatttaattttcaataaatttttatttattgttacttttgtgagtttcaagtgatttcagtgagaattgtgggtttttccttctttaactgaggggtaccaacaattttgtccacgtgtgtagcgaGCAGTCATTTCATTTGGGTTGATTCATTTTACTACAGCGGATCCGTGTCGAGACTGTTTTTGATGGACTCAAACTGCATAACGAATCTTTAGTGTCAAGCCAACATCGACCAGAAAACTGAAACTCGAACATCTACAATTTAATTACaatttgctttaaaataaaaagagtgTGTAAAATCAAAACTCGATATTGGTTCAAGTTCAGCGATAACCAAACAATCAAATGATAAATGAAATGTAATCATGAGCAACTTTGAAATGAGTCTCACAGAGAACTTGTTCTTCTAAGATTGTCACATTTCATGATGTATGTATTTATAATGTTGTACAGGTCGTGTGGAGGTGTTAGAGTTACAGTTCATTGTGGAAGTTTGCACAATATCCAATGCTTGCAGGACAGAGAGCCTTATATCTGCAGGTTAAAGTAAGCCAAAATGTCAGCAAACAGGGAAAACTGTCATCTGACGCAACAGTAAAGACTAATTGTCAAGTGTAAAATAAACCATAGTGGCTGCAGTTTGGTTCAATACACGATTATTATTGGTGCAGGTTCACTTACACACACTGTCAGCATATATAAGACCCGGTACATAAGCCTCCAGTTACCAGAACCAGCCAATAACCAAAAAGCCTTCATGAAACTCATACATTCTTGTTGTGTTGAAAAAgctaaactgaataaaaaacagTGCTTAGTTCCTATAGGATTACAAGAGAAGTAAAGCCTCAGCCTTAGTGCATGATGCGTGTCCACTACTAAATGGGTTAATTCACTGATTCCCTCAATGATGACATTTTTCAATTGTCAGCTCAGTCAAGAATAAACTGTCAGCCTCAACTTTCTCTTTGACAAGAGGTCCTCTGAATTCAGGATTTTTCTGTACTCATTTACAGCCGTGCTCAATACGATGAACCAAGTCAGGTGTCTGACTGAAGTCAAAGTggtttcttgtttctgttgggGTGGTGAAACTAAATGAGGTGCCGGACATCAACTCATCCCATGACCTGCATCTTAAGCAAAAAACCAagagaaatttttaaaattgaatttatctTTCTATTTCTTTGTGTTCTTGCATTGTGAATGGTAGGTTAATCTACAGACTTTAATCACTACAGGTTTAGAACAACGGTTTCAGTATATCAtctgtcaagtggggcctagttatttgagatcccaggagcaaccactacctaaataaaagctttaagcagaccaatgaaaagttaaaatgggAAACATTatgttaaccatatgattatgcttgctaaaATATATACTCAGAATTGTTGATTTGATgagatgatttattttgtttaaactaAGTGGAATGATTTTGATTTAGAAAGAGATTCAGTGCAGCTTAATGTGATTGATAACTAAAGTAATCCCTGTTTAAGCTCTGtgtgtgcagggcaaaaagcagaagtcaccatgacactgcagaaaggaggacattgatGAAGTTCTGTGGCTAAATATGGTTATAGGAAGCGCATGAAGAATGACTTCACCTTTCTCATTGAATATGCCCTGAATGTGCCTTGACCAGGCCTTGACAatgtgtgtagttgttgtgaGCCTGATAGTTGAGCAACTGAGCATACAgataatgtgtgtgtattagaggatgacaccataaaagagagagtcaaagacactgaattcggagttctcccccggaggggggagatgctgctcgccggagctgccggagagcattgacagagttctgaagaatcttcaccggacctttcgcccaagagacgtgaagacaacgcgggacttaggctgcAGAGTTCTTTGAGGAcgtcgttggaagcaaagttgttctaactttgttcaaaagaagaagaccacactctgccagacggagagtcctgagaggtctgcagttttccaaagagatgaagagaagacagcacctacgacatccagagaggcacaggaggcagcagcagagggctgctcccctccaggggctggaggacccagtgacccaccacagcctgatgagacgggggctttccaccaccaccacccaactgagaagacagctgagacgcctgcacttgtgttccagctgctactaaagataactgccagaccaacgattggctttcgggacctctccactccccctgcctaggaagaacaccctctgcccacaaagaagacttcgtaccgagtctactgGTCGATCGAGTGGCTCAACTAGATGCAGGTCAAGACTGGGTGAAACAGCGGTGGCCACgctgtccactctctctcctaaatttactaattagagaagattcttaggtacgctcagcttagtttagttagaaataatcagaaataattaaattgtttaatcatgaattaatgctgtgcccctgctaataattgcttaataaaacgctatattgcatttaaagagaagtcttaTGAGATTATTATGATTCATcgattctgcatagtggtaaaaagttaagctgattgtgtgcattaaatctaatggttcttaaaggttactttaatccaactagttatttaaacattacccctgaggttagttttccaaacctctaaaacgaacctaggaatatcaacaagtgccacagttttaagaggaaagctgtcgttaacaaacgtgatcaataaatcaattctactacttaggtggGCTGCTCAgtgagagagtatttattggagtaagaggggtaagacgtttggaagaagacagttaggacctaggcgagtattcctcgacaccagcttaattattctactGAAACccgttaggtggaatactaataggcagatagaatctaaccctttaaacggagagctggtcctgaattaacctgaggaaagggttaaagaaggctatactgactgACACATCATATCAAGAtctggaataaagacagggTTGTAAATGCTCATTGGGTTTAAGAATCAggctaattcctgggtaggttttctgtggtgcagacaatgaaatcacaatgtgagggataacctccttaaacagtGTTAATTTTCTACAGTTCGGTCAGTATTTGTGCAAtaattctgccactgaaatAAGAagtgctcttttaagatgcatttttacatggattttttttttgcacagttacttctgtaatgttgaatacaatcctttttttttttttttgttaaatgtgcatttttatcCCCAAATTTTTCCCTGTGGGTCTTGTCTGTTTACTTTAGGCTAAAGTGTACCATAAGGTGTATTTAGCATTAGACCAGTTTACTGTgaatatttgcttttgtttgtctgtctgcttaAAAAAAGGTGGCAGTTACTTCCAAAGAATCAGGAAAAAGTCGTAAAACTAACCCACCAGCGGTGCAGAAATGTAGAAGTTTCACACCAAGGCAGTTACTTCCAGTGTTACACATcagtgatggaaaaataaaagtttaactGTCACAGAACATTAACCCAAGTGACTGTAGCGTTAACTCACTTTCAAA
The window above is part of the Acanthochromis polyacanthus isolate Apoly-LR-REF ecotype Palm Island chromosome 6, KAUST_Apoly_ChrSc, whole genome shotgun sequence genome. Proteins encoded here:
- the srm gene encoding spermidine synthase, translated to MDHIKDGWFTESCALWPGQAMSLQVEEVLYNKKSKFQDVMVFKSKTYGNVLVLDGVIQCTERDEFAYQEMIANLPLCSHPSPKKVLIIGGGDGGVLREVVKNPLVESVILCEIDEDVINVSKKYLPGMAKGFFSPKLTLHIGDGFEFMKQNQDAFDIIITDSSDPVGPAESLFKESYYQLMKAALTSGGILCSQGECQWLHLELIKEMRTFCKTLFPVVDYAYSTIPTYPSGQIGFMLCSKNPETNFKEPVKALSKEEMENMNLKYYNPEIHKASFVLPEFARKVLNEA